From Glycine max cultivar Williams 82 chromosome 11, Glycine_max_v4.0, whole genome shotgun sequence, the proteins below share one genomic window:
- the LOC100803274 gene encoding syndetin isoform X2 translates to MEHHEVMVKGMNLVRELEKDLRIANVICMNGRRHLTSSMNEVSRDLIVNSYSKKKQALLDMLPTLTELRRALDMPSTLESLVEEGNYWKAFQVLSEYLQILDSLSELSAIQEMSRGVEVWLGRTLQKLDALLLGVCQEFKEDGYITVIDAYALIGDTAGLAEKIQSFFMQEVISETHSVLKAIVHEDEEGLSQNSRLTYSDLCLRIPDSKFRQCLLRTLAVLFDLMCSYHEIMEFQLERKDSAAQTSNKCNEEISCSPGETQEVDSDVRACNNSMSSSRDVIHGSSSREESATKSSLTETSGSPYSDFHDTIKEAGKEDSATSSIESPWYHLRKEATTFVSQTLQRGRRNLWHLTASRVSVLLSSAAVCTASIHQFLKNYEDLGVFILTGEAFCGIEAVEFRQKLKVVCENYFIAFHRQNVHALKMVLEKETWLKLPPETVHMISFAGLIGDGAPLISLSSGKSTNVSAVHSIKSVNMVHTGARKNGFSHWIKSGNPFQQKLPTSNEGRGYSQPNGSVCGEFDGSSTNNFHDDKTPRKNDINQMNGANSVSEDENEDLLADFIDEDSQLPSRSSKPHHSRALSSHVNDEENTTQTGSSLCLLKSMDKYARLMQKLEVVNVEFFKGVCQLFGFFFYFIYETFGQQNASSTGKGTSSSLNYRLRTALSRVNQDCEEWIKSQSSSPTSLSSPFVHAELTPTHPPNTNYGHSSGTSLGLKERCVAVDTISLVARILNRSKAHLQSMLLQSNSTILEDFYVHLVDAVPDLTEHVHRTTVRLLLHINGYVERVANCKWEVKELGMEHNGYVDLMLGEFKHYKTRLAHGGIRKEVQDLLLDYGLEIVAETLVEGLSRVKRCSDEGRALMSLDLQVLINGLHHFVSLNVKPKLQMVETFIKAYYLPETEYVHWARAHPEYSKSQVVGLVNLVATMKGWKRKTRLDILEKIE, encoded by the exons ATGGAGCATCATGAAGTGATGG TGAAGGGGATGAATTTGGTCAGAGAATTGGAAAAAGACTTAAGAATTGCAAATGTCATCTGTATG AATGGAAGAAGACACTTGACATCATCTATGAATGAGGTTTCAAGAGATCTGATTGTGAATTCTTATTCTAAAAAGAAACAAGCTCTTCTG GACATGCTTCCAACCTTGACTGAACTTCGACGTGCATTGGACATGCCATCAACACTTGAATCCCTTGTAGAAGAAGGGAATTACTGGAAG GCATTTCAAGTCCTATCTGAGTATTTGCAAATCTTAGATAGTTTGTCAGAGCTTTCAGCAATACAAGAAATGAGTCGTGGTGTGGAG GTTTGGCTGGGAAGAACTTTACAGAAGCTGGATGCTCTTTTATTGGGAGTATGCCAAGAATTCAAGGAAGATGGCTATATAACA GTAATTGATGCATATGCATTAATAGGGGATACTGCCGGTCTTGCTGAAAAGATACAGAGTTTCTTCATGCAAGAAGTTATATCAGAAACACACTCTGTATTAAAGGCTATTGTGCATGAG gatGAGGAGGGACTTTCGCAAAATAGTAG GCTTACTTACAGCGACTTATGCCTTCGAATACCTGATTCAAAGTTCAGGCAATGCTTATTACGAACATTGGCTGTTTTGTTTGACCTTATGTgttcataccatgaaattatggaaTTCCAGCTAGAAAGAAAG GACTCAGCAGCACAAACTTCAAATAAGTGCAATGAAGAGATTTCCTGTAGTCCAGGTGAGACTCAGGAAGTTGATTCAGATGTAAGAGCCTGCAATAATTCTATGTCCAGTTCCAGAGATGTAATACATGGCTCATCTTCTAGGGAGGAATCTGCAACAAAGAGCTCACTGACTGAAACCAGTGGTTCACCATATAGTGATTTTCATGATACAATTAAGGAGGCTGGAAAGGAGGACAGTGCAACATCAAGCATTGAGTCCCCTTGGTACCATCTTCGCAAAGAAGCTACAACATTTGTTTCACAGACCCTTCAAAGAGGACGCAGGAATCTGTGGCATCTCACTGCAAGTCGTGTGTCAGTATTGCTTTCTTCTGCTGCAGTCTGTACTGCTAGCATTCATCAATTCTTGAAAAATTATGAAGACCTCGGTGTCTTTATTTTGACTGGGGAAGCCTTTTGTGGAATTGAAGCAGTTGAATTTAGGCAGAAGTTAAAGGTTGTTTGTGAAAACTATTTCATAGCTTTTCATCGACAAAATGTGCAT gcaCTAAAAATGGTTTTGGAGAAAGAGACTTGGCTAAAATTACCCCCAGAAACAGTACATATGATCAGTTTTGCAGGACTTATTGGTGATGGAGCACCGTTGATTTCTTTATCCAGTGGTAAATCAACTAATGTCAGTGCAGTCCATTCCATTAAATCGGTGAATATGGTTCACACTGGTGCAAGGAAGAATGGGTTTTCTCACTGGATTAAAAGTGGAAACCCTTTCCAGCAAAAATTACCAACCTCCAATGAAGGTCGTGGTTACTCGCAACCTAATGGATCAGTTTGTGGTGAATTTGACGGAAGTTCAACCAATAATTTTCATGACGATAAAACACCCAGAAAGAATGATATCAATCAAATGAATGGTGCCAATTCTGTTTCAGAAGATGAAAATGAGGATCTTCTTGCTGACTTTATTGATGAAGATAGTCAACTACCAAGTCGAAGTTCTAAACCCCATCATTCAAGAGCTCTCTCTTCACATGTTAATGACGAAGAGAATACAACACAAACTGGATCTTCTCTCTGTCTATTAAA GTCTATGGATAAATATGCAAGGCTTATGCAGAAATTGGAAGTGGTAAATGTTGAGTTCTTCAAG GGAGTATGCcaattgtttggattttttttctattttatatatgaaacaTTTGGTCAGCAAAACGCTAGTTCAACTGGAAAAGGCACTTCTAGCTCTCTTAACT ATCGCCTGAGAACAGCTTTATCCAGAGTAAACCAAGATTGTGAAGAGTGGATTAAGTCTCAATCATCGTCACCAACATCTTTGAGTTCACCATTTGTACATGCTGAGTTGACACCTACACACCCTCCCAATACAAATTATGGTCACTCCTCAGGGACTTCTTTGGGTCTGAAG GAAAGATGTGTGGCTGTTGACACTATATCTCTTGTTGCTCGAATACTGAATAGATCTAAAGCTCATCTCCAATCAATGCTCTTGCAAAGTAATTCAACTATACTTGAGGATTTCTATGTTCATCTG GTGGATGCTGTACCAGATCTTACAGAACATGTTCATCGGACTACAGTGAGACTACTGTTGCACATTAATGG ATATGTTGAACGTGTTGCCAATTGTAAATGGGAAGTAAAAGAGCTTGGCATGGAGCATAATGG ATATGTTGATTTGATGCTGGGGGAGTTTAAGCACTATAAAACACGACTTGCTCATGGAGGAATTCGTAAAGAG GTTCAAGACCTATTATTGGATTATGGGCTTGAAATTGTGGCGGAAACTCTTGTTGAAGGACTTTCACGGGTGAAGAGATGTAGTGATGAAGGACGGGCCCTTATGTCATTAGATCTGCAG GTTTTGATCAATGGGTTACACCATTTTGTGTCGCTGAATGTGAAGCCCAAGCTACAAATGGTTGAGACTTTCATCAAG GCTTACTACCTTCCCGAGACAGAATATGTGCACTGGGCACGAGCACACCCG GAATACAGTAAAAGCCAGGTTGTTGGACTGGTCAACCTTGTTGCCACTATGAAAGGTTGGAAGAGGAAAACCAGGTTGGACATACTAGAAAAGATTGAATGA
- the LOC100803274 gene encoding syndetin isoform X3 — MNLVRELEKDLRIANVICMNGRRHLTSSMNEVSRDLIVNSYSKKKQALLDMLPTLTELRRALDMPSTLESLVEEGNYWKAFQVLSEYLQILDSLSELSAIQEMSRGVEVWLGRTLQKLDALLLGVCQEFKEDGYITVIDAYALIGDTAGLAEKIQSFFMQEVISETHSVLKAIVHEDEEGLSQNSRLTYSDLCLRIPDSKFRQCLLRTLAVLFDLMCSYHEIMEFQLERKDSAAQTSNKCNEEISCSPGETQEVDSDVRACNNSMSSSRDVIHGSSSREESATKSSLTETSGSPYSDFHDTIKEAGKEDSATSSIESPWYHLRKEATTFVSQTLQRGRRNLWHLTASRVSVLLSSAAVCTASIHQFLKNYEDLGVFILTGEAFCGIEAVEFRQKLKVVCENYFIAFHRQNVHALKMVLEKETWLKLPPETVHMISFAGLIGDGAPLISLSSGKSTNVSAVHSIKSVNMVHTGARKNGFSHWIKSGNPFQQKLPTSNEGRGYSQPNGSVCGEFDGSSTNNFHDDKTPRKNDINQMNGANSVSEDENEDLLADFIDEDSQLPSRSSKPHHSRALSSHVNDEENTTQTGSSLCLLKSMDKYARLMQKLEVVNVEFFKGVCQLFGFFFYFIYETFGQQNASSTGKGTSSSLNYRLRTALSRVNQDCEEWIKSQSSSPTSLSSPFVHAELTPTHPPNTNYGHSSGTSLGLKERCVAVDTISLVARILNRSKAHLQSMLLQSNSTILEDFYVHLVDAVPDLTEHVHRTTVRLLLHINGYVERVANCKWEVKELGMEHNGYVDLMLGEFKHYKTRLAHGGIRKEVQDLLLDYGLEIVAETLVEGLSRVKRCSDEGRALMSLDLQVLINGLHHFVSLNVKPKLQMVETFIKAYYLPETEYVHWARAHPEYSKSQVVGLVNLVATMKGWKRKTRLDILEKIE; from the exons ATGAATTTGGTCAGAGAATTGGAAAAAGACTTAAGAATTGCAAATGTCATCTGTATG AATGGAAGAAGACACTTGACATCATCTATGAATGAGGTTTCAAGAGATCTGATTGTGAATTCTTATTCTAAAAAGAAACAAGCTCTTCTG GACATGCTTCCAACCTTGACTGAACTTCGACGTGCATTGGACATGCCATCAACACTTGAATCCCTTGTAGAAGAAGGGAATTACTGGAAG GCATTTCAAGTCCTATCTGAGTATTTGCAAATCTTAGATAGTTTGTCAGAGCTTTCAGCAATACAAGAAATGAGTCGTGGTGTGGAG GTTTGGCTGGGAAGAACTTTACAGAAGCTGGATGCTCTTTTATTGGGAGTATGCCAAGAATTCAAGGAAGATGGCTATATAACA GTAATTGATGCATATGCATTAATAGGGGATACTGCCGGTCTTGCTGAAAAGATACAGAGTTTCTTCATGCAAGAAGTTATATCAGAAACACACTCTGTATTAAAGGCTATTGTGCATGAG gatGAGGAGGGACTTTCGCAAAATAGTAG GCTTACTTACAGCGACTTATGCCTTCGAATACCTGATTCAAAGTTCAGGCAATGCTTATTACGAACATTGGCTGTTTTGTTTGACCTTATGTgttcataccatgaaattatggaaTTCCAGCTAGAAAGAAAG GACTCAGCAGCACAAACTTCAAATAAGTGCAATGAAGAGATTTCCTGTAGTCCAGGTGAGACTCAGGAAGTTGATTCAGATGTAAGAGCCTGCAATAATTCTATGTCCAGTTCCAGAGATGTAATACATGGCTCATCTTCTAGGGAGGAATCTGCAACAAAGAGCTCACTGACTGAAACCAGTGGTTCACCATATAGTGATTTTCATGATACAATTAAGGAGGCTGGAAAGGAGGACAGTGCAACATCAAGCATTGAGTCCCCTTGGTACCATCTTCGCAAAGAAGCTACAACATTTGTTTCACAGACCCTTCAAAGAGGACGCAGGAATCTGTGGCATCTCACTGCAAGTCGTGTGTCAGTATTGCTTTCTTCTGCTGCAGTCTGTACTGCTAGCATTCATCAATTCTTGAAAAATTATGAAGACCTCGGTGTCTTTATTTTGACTGGGGAAGCCTTTTGTGGAATTGAAGCAGTTGAATTTAGGCAGAAGTTAAAGGTTGTTTGTGAAAACTATTTCATAGCTTTTCATCGACAAAATGTGCAT gcaCTAAAAATGGTTTTGGAGAAAGAGACTTGGCTAAAATTACCCCCAGAAACAGTACATATGATCAGTTTTGCAGGACTTATTGGTGATGGAGCACCGTTGATTTCTTTATCCAGTGGTAAATCAACTAATGTCAGTGCAGTCCATTCCATTAAATCGGTGAATATGGTTCACACTGGTGCAAGGAAGAATGGGTTTTCTCACTGGATTAAAAGTGGAAACCCTTTCCAGCAAAAATTACCAACCTCCAATGAAGGTCGTGGTTACTCGCAACCTAATGGATCAGTTTGTGGTGAATTTGACGGAAGTTCAACCAATAATTTTCATGACGATAAAACACCCAGAAAGAATGATATCAATCAAATGAATGGTGCCAATTCTGTTTCAGAAGATGAAAATGAGGATCTTCTTGCTGACTTTATTGATGAAGATAGTCAACTACCAAGTCGAAGTTCTAAACCCCATCATTCAAGAGCTCTCTCTTCACATGTTAATGACGAAGAGAATACAACACAAACTGGATCTTCTCTCTGTCTATTAAA GTCTATGGATAAATATGCAAGGCTTATGCAGAAATTGGAAGTGGTAAATGTTGAGTTCTTCAAG GGAGTATGCcaattgtttggattttttttctattttatatatgaaacaTTTGGTCAGCAAAACGCTAGTTCAACTGGAAAAGGCACTTCTAGCTCTCTTAACT ATCGCCTGAGAACAGCTTTATCCAGAGTAAACCAAGATTGTGAAGAGTGGATTAAGTCTCAATCATCGTCACCAACATCTTTGAGTTCACCATTTGTACATGCTGAGTTGACACCTACACACCCTCCCAATACAAATTATGGTCACTCCTCAGGGACTTCTTTGGGTCTGAAG GAAAGATGTGTGGCTGTTGACACTATATCTCTTGTTGCTCGAATACTGAATAGATCTAAAGCTCATCTCCAATCAATGCTCTTGCAAAGTAATTCAACTATACTTGAGGATTTCTATGTTCATCTG GTGGATGCTGTACCAGATCTTACAGAACATGTTCATCGGACTACAGTGAGACTACTGTTGCACATTAATGG ATATGTTGAACGTGTTGCCAATTGTAAATGGGAAGTAAAAGAGCTTGGCATGGAGCATAATGG ATATGTTGATTTGATGCTGGGGGAGTTTAAGCACTATAAAACACGACTTGCTCATGGAGGAATTCGTAAAGAG GTTCAAGACCTATTATTGGATTATGGGCTTGAAATTGTGGCGGAAACTCTTGTTGAAGGACTTTCACGGGTGAAGAGATGTAGTGATGAAGGACGGGCCCTTATGTCATTAGATCTGCAG GTTTTGATCAATGGGTTACACCATTTTGTGTCGCTGAATGTGAAGCCCAAGCTACAAATGGTTGAGACTTTCATCAAG GCTTACTACCTTCCCGAGACAGAATATGTGCACTGGGCACGAGCACACCCG GAATACAGTAAAAGCCAGGTTGTTGGACTGGTCAACCTTGTTGCCACTATGAAAGGTTGGAAGAGGAAAACCAGGTTGGACATACTAGAAAAGATTGAATGA